From a region of the Acinetobacter calcoaceticus genome:
- a CDS encoding chaperone modulator CbpM has protein sequence MTTIHYREIVYDGHTFNAEVVDEQSTFDLQQFAQACGQSPDWIIQLIEYDILSVNNTPEKHQFMGEDVARARKAYRLQRDFDASLAAVAVMLDLIDEVQQLRKQLRHFH, from the coding sequence ATGACAACCATTCATTATCGAGAAATTGTATATGACGGCCATACCTTTAATGCTGAGGTCGTTGACGAACAATCTACGTTTGATCTACAACAATTTGCTCAAGCTTGCGGTCAAAGCCCTGACTGGATCATTCAGCTAATTGAATATGACATTTTATCGGTCAATAACACACCTGAAAAACACCAGTTTATGGGCGAAGATGTCGCTCGTGCACGTAAAGCTTATCGGCTACAACGTGACTTCGACGCGAGTTTGGCAGCAGTTGCCGTGATGCTAGATTTGATTGATGAAGTACAGCAATTAAGAAAACAATTAAGGCATTTTCATTAA
- a CDS encoding DnaJ C-terminal domain-containing protein: protein MTKNYYEELGVTRDASADEIKKAYRKLARKYHPDVSKEKDAEEKMQALNVAYDTLSHAEKKAEYDQMLDYPQGFNHFGQGAAQGGFDGAQFYRQGFTGGEQADFSGFEDLFGRFGAGFGGGQQQYQRQQRSYRGEDQHASIEVDLDIAYQGTTQQITLQIPTINAYGEPEVQRKTLQVKIPKGMKEGQQIRLSGQGQSGINGGANGDLYIEIQYKDTDRVHVEGSDVYLTIDVAPWEAALGQGVELKTPAGPLHVNLPKNAKQGQQLRLKDKGIPNKTPGHLYLILNIVFPPAHSEKEKQAYQQLAEAFASFEPRSTH from the coding sequence ATGACTAAAAATTACTATGAAGAATTAGGTGTTACACGAGACGCCTCTGCTGATGAAATTAAAAAAGCCTATCGAAAGTTGGCTCGTAAGTATCACCCTGACGTTAGCAAAGAAAAAGATGCTGAAGAAAAAATGCAGGCGCTTAATGTCGCCTACGACACGCTCAGTCATGCTGAAAAAAAAGCTGAATATGACCAGATGCTTGACTACCCACAAGGTTTCAATCACTTTGGTCAAGGTGCTGCTCAAGGTGGCTTTGATGGAGCACAGTTTTATCGTCAAGGATTTACAGGTGGTGAGCAAGCAGACTTTAGCGGTTTTGAGGACTTATTTGGTCGTTTTGGTGCAGGATTTGGTGGTGGACAACAGCAATACCAAAGACAACAGCGTAGTTATCGCGGTGAAGACCAGCATGCGAGCATAGAAGTTGATCTAGATATTGCCTATCAGGGAACAACCCAGCAAATTACATTACAAATTCCGACCATTAATGCTTATGGTGAACCTGAAGTCCAACGTAAAACCCTTCAAGTCAAAATTCCAAAAGGCATGAAAGAAGGTCAGCAAATACGCTTAAGTGGACAAGGGCAAAGTGGTATCAATGGCGGTGCTAATGGCGATCTCTATATTGAGATTCAATATAAGGATACAGACCGTGTACATGTTGAAGGAAGTGATGTATACCTAACTATAGATGTAGCGCCATGGGAAGCAGCCTTAGGTCAAGGTGTGGAACTAAAAACCCCTGCTGGTCCACTCCATGTAAATTTACCTAAAAATGCAAAACAAGGACAACAGCTACGTTTAAAAGACAAAGGAATACCCAATAAAACACCTGGCCATTTATACTTAATTTTAAATATTGTATTTCCACCTGCGCATTCTGAAAAAGAAAAACAAGCCTATCAGCAACTGGCAGAAGCCTTTGCTTCATTTGAACCTCGTTCAACTCATTAG
- a CDS encoding LysE family translocator codes for MNYFDYFLFIFSVVIMIATPGPVMILVASAGLKGGYKKALETIFGTNLASLILIFISVLVLKGVLSVNDSYLNIIRILGCLYIGYLGFTILKEVIQAPHPEAIQTVSAQNGGFKKGFLVGISNPKDIIFFSAFFPQFVSITPQLDFSLTILTLTWIVLDFLTLSLVYVFFRRLSNSHLYPKILGLCGLLLLLIAIYGLYQTFS; via the coding sequence ATGAATTATTTTGATTATTTTCTCTTTATTTTTAGTGTAGTTATTATGATTGCCACCCCTGGCCCTGTGATGATTTTAGTTGCAAGTGCTGGACTTAAAGGGGGTTATAAAAAAGCACTTGAAACCATTTTTGGTACAAATTTAGCTTCCCTTATTTTAATTTTTATTTCGGTACTTGTTTTAAAAGGAGTACTGAGTGTTAACGATAGTTATCTCAATATTATTCGTATTTTAGGTTGCCTCTATATTGGATATTTAGGTTTCACTATTCTTAAAGAAGTCATTCAGGCACCTCATCCCGAAGCCATACAAACAGTTTCGGCACAAAATGGTGGCTTCAAAAAGGGATTTTTAGTCGGAATCTCCAATCCTAAAGATATTATTTTTTTCTCGGCTTTCTTTCCGCAGTTTGTTTCTATTACGCCACAGCTAGATTTCAGCTTAACGATACTCACGCTGACATGGATCGTTTTAGACTTCTTAACTTTATCTTTGGTTTATGTATTTTTCCGCAGACTTTCTAATAGCCATTTATATCCAAAAATATTAGGACTTTGTGGTCTATTACTTTTATTAATTGCGATTTATGGCTTGTACCAAACTTTTAGTTAG
- a CDS encoding monovalent cation:proton antiporter-2 (CPA2) family protein, translating into MSFLLQATIFLGASLILVPLGKRLGIATVLGYLFTGILLGPSVLNIAHDPEAIMELAEFGVILLMFLIGLELRPQRLWEMRDSIFVTGSLQVLISGGVLMLIVLLLFQQQLAVSFVIGFALALSSTAFVLQLLTEKQQLNTTYGQQSFSILLFQDIAAIPLLAIIPLLAGTESTHHGVAYFAAIIATFTGLFLFSRYVMRPFFRFVAKSGATELITAVGLFIILAVVLLMDTLGISTTLGAFLTGVLLADSEFRHEVEASIAPFKGLLLGLFFMTVGMTTQLSLLIEMPLLIIGGAVGLLLIKTLILTAIARYKKYSWNNSLLLGTCLAQGGEFAFVILSLAKSEKILTQALLEPVTLIVTLSMVLTPVIYWLMATKVIPLFNKERPPEYDEIPQQENPIIIAGFGRFGQIIARIARLQHLGFTAIDNNLHQVDFVRRYGGSLYYGDVTQPELLRSAGIEKAKVFILAIDDVEDSMNVARHLRLNYPNLRILARARDRHHVHLLRDLGVEYIWRETYLSSLGMAYRALRELGISDEQAYNNIEIFRDYDEKLLIQQQSIYTDEQKIFETHRNALAELEHLFESDAQQQATSKHDVNLKRHLQPNRIDITRDHLE; encoded by the coding sequence ATGTCATTCCTACTGCAAGCAACTATCTTTCTTGGAGCTTCTCTGATTTTAGTCCCTCTTGGCAAACGCCTAGGGATTGCAACAGTTTTAGGTTATTTATTTACAGGAATACTGCTGGGCCCTAGTGTTTTAAATATTGCCCATGACCCTGAAGCAATTATGGAACTTGCCGAATTCGGTGTCATTTTATTGATGTTCCTGATTGGCTTAGAATTAAGACCACAGCGTTTGTGGGAAATGCGTGACTCTATTTTTGTAACGGGAAGTCTGCAAGTTCTTATTAGCGGTGGCGTTCTTATGCTGATCGTACTATTACTATTTCAACAGCAACTTGCTGTCAGTTTTGTGATTGGTTTTGCCCTTGCTCTTTCTTCTACGGCCTTTGTATTACAGCTTCTGACTGAGAAGCAGCAACTCAACACGACCTATGGTCAGCAATCTTTTTCAATTTTGCTATTTCAAGATATAGCTGCGATCCCGTTACTTGCAATTATTCCATTACTCGCAGGAACAGAATCAACCCATCACGGCGTCGCTTATTTTGCGGCTATTATCGCAACATTCACTGGCCTATTTCTGTTTAGTCGTTATGTGATGCGTCCGTTTTTTCGTTTTGTTGCCAAAAGTGGAGCAACTGAACTCATTACAGCAGTAGGATTATTTATTATTCTTGCTGTTGTCTTGCTGATGGATACGTTAGGAATTAGCACCACATTAGGTGCTTTCCTCACAGGCGTATTATTAGCAGATTCCGAATTTCGTCACGAAGTTGAAGCCAGTATTGCACCGTTTAAAGGTTTACTACTTGGCTTATTCTTTATGACTGTGGGCATGACCACTCAACTGTCTTTACTTATTGAAATGCCTTTGCTTATTATTGGTGGAGCAGTCGGCTTATTGCTCATCAAAACGCTTATATTGACCGCCATTGCACGCTATAAAAAGTATAGTTGGAATAACAGCCTACTATTGGGAACTTGTTTAGCTCAAGGCGGTGAGTTTGCTTTCGTCATTTTAAGCTTAGCTAAAAGTGAAAAGATTTTAACTCAAGCTTTATTAGAACCTGTGACGCTTATTGTTACTTTGTCGATGGTACTCACACCAGTGATTTACTGGCTTATGGCGACTAAGGTCATTCCACTTTTTAATAAAGAACGTCCACCTGAGTACGATGAAATTCCTCAGCAAGAAAACCCGATTATCATTGCCGGTTTTGGCCGATTTGGACAAATTATTGCGCGTATTGCCCGTCTACAACATCTTGGGTTTACGGCAATTGACAATAATCTGCATCAGGTCGACTTTGTGCGACGTTACGGCGGATCACTCTATTATGGTGACGTGACTCAACCGGAATTACTTCGCTCTGCTGGTATTGAAAAAGCCAAAGTATTTATTTTAGCGATTGATGATGTTGAAGATTCAATGAATGTCGCTCGCCATCTTAGATTAAATTATCCAAACTTAAGGATATTGGCTCGTGCTCGTGATCGCCATCATGTACATCTTTTAAGAGATTTAGGTGTTGAATATATTTGGCGTGAAACATATTTATCGTCATTAGGAATGGCTTATCGGGCCTTGCGCGAACTCGGGATTTCTGATGAACAAGCCTATAATAATATCGAAATCTTTCGTGACTATGATGAGAAATTGCTCATACAACAGCAAAGTATTTATACTGATGAACAAAAGATATTTGAGACGCATCGTAACGCTTTAGCCGAACTTGAACACTTGTTTGAAAGTGATGCTCAACAACAGGCCACGTCAAAACACGATGTGAATTTAAAGCGTCATTTACAGCCAAATCGTATTGATATTACAAGAGATCATCTAGAATAA
- a CDS encoding magnesium transporter CorA family protein, whose amino-acid sequence MQVYYFYRHQSDGYVFLSREQHSEHVLEFFWIDSVRTDVVNHNEEWQQEIQNLSGVVINEFHMRDIANIEHPCAFDTLEEYDLLIFKKLVTPDDEIKQAESQDSVFGLATTPISFILTPDVLISVREQGNKSIENYIQRLENILCRTLEEQNKTRKLPNSPVDLSLRLLNSMVDGYLDIRSPLTRRVEHWQQQLLQGNRRFKQWHQLFHENMAFQQVENLCEEQIETLQEFRDEIVENYHHVVGGHIRNSQDILLVRLNDLMSHVERIQKHTLRLRSAIQSAIDLHFSAIANQTNENMRILAIITAVFAPLTLLTGIYGMNFEFIPGLKSPIGFWIMLGVMLISTILLLYYFYRQHLVGRGEKSVIDLLAQQHRQDRMNLFWFLEYEPIKQTVKELEKITRLK is encoded by the coding sequence ATGCAGGTTTATTACTTTTATCGCCATCAAAGCGACGGCTATGTCTTTTTAAGCCGTGAACAGCATAGTGAACATGTTCTGGAGTTTTTCTGGATTGATAGTGTCAGAACGGATGTGGTTAACCATAACGAAGAATGGCAACAAGAGATTCAAAATCTTTCAGGTGTGGTTATCAATGAGTTCCATATGCGGGATATTGCCAATATTGAACATCCCTGTGCATTTGACACGCTTGAAGAATATGACCTATTAATTTTTAAGAAACTGGTCACACCTGACGATGAAATTAAACAAGCAGAATCACAAGATAGTGTTTTTGGTTTAGCGACGACACCTATTAGTTTTATTTTGACACCTGATGTACTGATTAGTGTGCGCGAGCAGGGGAATAAGTCGATTGAAAACTATATTCAACGTCTAGAAAATATTTTATGTAGAACTTTAGAAGAACAGAATAAAACCCGTAAATTACCGAATTCACCCGTCGATTTATCGTTACGTCTTTTAAATAGTATGGTCGATGGCTATCTCGATATCCGCTCGCCATTGACGAGAAGAGTCGAGCATTGGCAACAACAATTGTTACAGGGTAATCGCCGTTTTAAACAGTGGCACCAGCTATTCCATGAAAATATGGCCTTTCAACAGGTCGAAAATTTATGCGAAGAACAAATCGAAACCCTGCAAGAATTTCGGGATGAAATTGTAGAAAATTACCATCATGTTGTTGGTGGTCACATCCGTAACTCTCAAGATATTTTACTGGTTCGTTTAAATGATTTAATGAGCCATGTTGAACGGATTCAGAAACATACGTTGCGGTTACGTAGCGCAATTCAGTCCGCAATTGATTTACATTTTTCTGCTATTGCGAATCAAACCAATGAAAACATGCGAATTCTTGCAATTATTACTGCTGTTTTCGCACCTCTCACCCTATTAACCGGTATTTATGGAATGAATTTTGAGTTTATTCCCGGGCTTAAATCACCAATCGGTTTCTGGATTATGTTAGGGGTTATGCTGATTAGCACTATTTTGTTGTTGTACTATTTTTATCGACAGCATTTGGTTGGGCGAGGCGAAAAAAGTGTTATTGATTTATTGGCGCAACAACATCGCCAAGATCGTATGAATCTATTCTGGTTTTTAGAATATGAGCCGATTAAGCAGACTGTTAAGGAGTTGGAGAAGATTACTCGGTTGAAATAG
- a CDS encoding Hsp33 family molecular chaperone HslO: MSDLRQRFYIENFPVRGEVVHLEEALQTILAQRDYMPAVKILLGEMLSATALLASTLKIKGRISLQIQASGTFKWAMAECNHLGEVRALADYETDPRFIEATDSSTVLGALVNPLLFINIEPEFGERYQGIVPLDQVTLAGCLMQYYDLSAQIPTRIVLASTTKRSGGLLIQLLPRHNEEEQNLVDEDLWPRLTMLTETLKAEELTNLDANEILYRLYNEEEVRLPEIEALKFGCTCSKERCANALIQIGVDAVHETLEDQNPIRMDCQFCNTQYTFTAEEALALFGEHLS; this comes from the coding sequence ATGTCTGATTTACGCCAACGCTTTTATATTGAGAACTTTCCAGTTCGTGGGGAAGTAGTTCATCTAGAAGAGGCACTACAAACTATCTTAGCTCAACGTGACTATATGCCTGCGGTTAAAATTCTGCTAGGTGAAATGTTGAGTGCGACTGCATTACTTGCAAGTACACTAAAAATCAAAGGTCGTATCAGCTTGCAAATCCAGGCTAGCGGTACCTTTAAGTGGGCAATGGCTGAATGTAACCATTTAGGAGAAGTTCGTGCTCTTGCTGATTACGAAACAGATCCACGCTTCATTGAAGCAACAGACAGCAGCACAGTTCTCGGCGCTTTAGTTAATCCTCTTTTATTTATTAATATCGAACCGGAATTTGGCGAGCGTTATCAAGGGATCGTGCCACTTGATCAAGTAACCTTAGCAGGTTGCCTCATGCAGTATTACGATTTGTCTGCACAAATTCCAACTCGCATTGTGTTAGCGAGTACGACAAAACGCTCTGGTGGTTTACTGATTCAGCTTTTACCACGTCATAATGAAGAAGAGCAAAACTTGGTCGATGAAGATTTATGGCCACGCTTGACCATGTTAACTGAAACATTAAAAGCTGAAGAGCTCACCAATTTAGATGCAAACGAAATCTTGTATCGTTTATATAACGAAGAAGAAGTTCGTTTACCAGAAATTGAAGCACTCAAATTTGGTTGTACATGTTCAAAAGAACGCTGTGCAAATGCGCTGATTCAAATTGGTGTAGACGCTGTTCATGAAACATTAGAAGATCAGAACCCTATTCGTATGGATTGCCAGTTCTGTAATACTCAATACACCTTTACCGCTGAAGAAGCTTTAGCGCTATTCGGTGAACACTTGAGTTAA